A stretch of Thermus neutrinimicus DNA encodes these proteins:
- a CDS encoding 2-oxoglutarate dehydrogenase E1 component, translated as MELTLESQGYLEALYRAYLEDPFSLPEEWRRYFSALTLEGSRREPQGDGRRATPLPLAEAVDLAFLLKVERLVQAYRELGHLAARIDPLGRERPRPRELSLEAHGLSREDLARSLPPFLGAPTLGELLGRLEEVYLGPVGFEVVHTEPEERAWLLSRIEAPWPKPPLEVRRRMLERLMQASLFEAFLQRKYLGAKTFSLEGLESLVPLLLLAVEEAARHGVKEVVLGMAHRGRLNVLAHVVGKPFERIFREFEEIFPEGYSGDVKYHLGFSNDLTTPYGKVHVSLNFNPSHLEFVNPVTLGRLRAKQDRFGDRERKRGLAILVHGDSAFIGEGIVQETLNLSRLPGYRVGGTLHLVANNQLGFTTLPEEYTSCRYPTDIAKMVGAPIFHVNAEALDELWFVLGLALEYRKRFAKDVVIDLVGYRRRGHNETDEPTFTQPPMYALISKRPEPWRVYGERLLSEGVVAEGELRAKEEAYLAELEREFARVKAEPGPVVPHGLSGIWQGYVGGPDHLAPEVETGVPLEALREFLLRLSAVPEGFQVHPKLKRFLEARKEMAEAKRPLDWAAAEALAFASLAAEGHRVRLTGQDALRGTFTQRHAALYDYQTGTPYIPLQHLAEGQAEVEIHNSPLSEAGVLGFEYGYSLDYPEALVLWEAQFGDFVNVAQVYIDQFLASAEAKWNRLSGLVLLLPHGLEGQGPEHSSARLERFLQLGAKDNLQVAYPTTPAQFFHLLRRQVKRPIRKPLIVLTPKSLLRHPEVVSRLEELAQGRFQKVIPERVKGARKVLLTSGKVYYDLLQKRREVGAEDVALIRLELLYPFPEAELKEALDFYPRKTPVVYVQEEPVNQGAWWYLSARFCGEIYGHPFSVVARPESPSPAVGSSKVHKKEQEALLEEAFR; from the coding sequence ATGGAGCTCACGTTGGAAAGCCAAGGCTACCTGGAGGCCCTTTACCGGGCCTATCTGGAGGATCCCTTTTCCTTGCCGGAGGAGTGGCGCCGCTACTTTTCCGCCCTCACCCTGGAGGGTTCCCGAAGAGAACCCCAAGGGGACGGCCGACGAGCCACCCCCCTTCCCCTGGCCGAGGCGGTGGACCTGGCCTTCCTCCTCAAGGTGGAGCGCCTGGTCCAGGCCTACAGGGAGCTTGGGCACCTGGCGGCCCGCATCGATCCCTTGGGGCGGGAGCGGCCGAGGCCCAGGGAGCTTTCCCTCGAGGCCCACGGCCTTTCCCGGGAGGATCTCGCCCGGTCCCTCCCCCCCTTCCTCGGCGCCCCCACCCTGGGGGAACTCCTGGGCCGCCTGGAGGAGGTCTACCTGGGCCCGGTGGGGTTTGAGGTGGTCCACACCGAGCCCGAGGAGCGGGCCTGGCTTCTTTCCCGCATCGAGGCCCCCTGGCCCAAGCCTCCCCTCGAGGTGCGCCGGCGCATGCTGGAGCGCCTCATGCAGGCCAGCCTCTTTGAGGCCTTCCTGCAACGCAAGTACCTGGGGGCCAAGACCTTCAGCCTCGAGGGCCTGGAAAGCCTGGTCCCCCTTCTCCTTTTGGCGGTGGAGGAGGCCGCCCGCCACGGGGTCAAGGAGGTGGTCCTGGGCATGGCCCACCGGGGGCGGCTCAACGTCCTGGCCCACGTGGTGGGCAAGCCCTTTGAGCGCATCTTCCGCGAGTTTGAGGAGATCTTCCCCGAGGGCTACTCAGGGGATGTGAAGTACCACCTGGGCTTCTCCAACGACCTCACCACCCCCTATGGGAAGGTGCACGTCTCCCTCAACTTCAACCCCAGCCACCTGGAGTTCGTGAACCCCGTGACCCTGGGGAGGCTAAGGGCCAAGCAGGACCGCTTCGGCGACCGCGAGCGGAAAAGGGGCCTGGCCATCCTGGTCCACGGGGACTCGGCCTTCATCGGGGAGGGCATCGTCCAGGAAACCCTTAACCTCTCCCGGCTTCCCGGCTACCGGGTGGGGGGGACCCTCCACCTGGTGGCCAACAACCAGCTGGGCTTCACCACCCTGCCCGAGGAGTACACCTCCTGCCGTTACCCCACGGACATCGCCAAGATGGTGGGGGCCCCCATCTTCCACGTGAACGCCGAGGCCCTGGACGAGCTGTGGTTCGTGCTGGGCCTGGCCCTGGAGTACCGAAAGCGCTTCGCCAAGGACGTGGTCATCGACCTGGTGGGCTACCGCCGCCGGGGGCATAACGAAACCGACGAGCCCACCTTCACCCAGCCCCCCATGTACGCCCTCATCTCCAAAAGGCCCGAGCCCTGGAGGGTGTATGGGGAAAGGCTCCTCTCCGAGGGGGTGGTGGCGGAGGGGGAGCTTAGGGCCAAGGAGGAAGCCTACCTGGCGGAGCTGGAAAGGGAGTTCGCCCGGGTCAAGGCGGAGCCGGGCCCCGTGGTGCCCCACGGGCTTTCCGGCATCTGGCAGGGGTACGTGGGCGGGCCCGACCACCTGGCGCCCGAGGTGGAGACCGGGGTGCCCCTGGAGGCGCTAAGGGAGTTCCTGCTCCGCCTGAGCGCCGTGCCCGAGGGCTTCCAGGTGCATCCCAAGCTGAAGCGGTTCCTCGAGGCCCGGAAGGAGATGGCCGAGGCCAAACGCCCCCTGGACTGGGCGGCGGCCGAGGCCTTGGCCTTCGCCTCCTTGGCCGCCGAGGGGCACCGGGTGCGCCTCACAGGGCAGGACGCCCTAAGGGGCACCTTCACCCAGCGCCACGCCGCCCTTTACGACTACCAGACGGGCACTCCCTACATCCCCCTGCAGCACCTGGCGGAGGGGCAGGCGGAGGTGGAGATCCACAACTCCCCCCTCTCCGAGGCTGGGGTGCTGGGGTTTGAGTACGGGTACAGCCTGGACTACCCCGAGGCCCTGGTCCTCTGGGAGGCCCAGTTCGGGGACTTCGTCAACGTGGCCCAGGTCTACATCGACCAGTTCCTGGCCAGCGCCGAGGCCAAGTGGAACCGGCTTTCCGGCCTGGTCCTCCTCCTGCCCCACGGCCTCGAGGGCCAGGGCCCCGAGCACTCCTCTGCCCGGCTGGAGCGCTTCTTGCAACTGGGGGCCAAGGACAACCTGCAGGTGGCCTACCCCACCACCCCCGCCCAGTTCTTCCACCTCCTGCGCCGGCAGGTGAAGCGCCCCATCCGCAAGCCCCTCATCGTCCTCACCCCCAAAAGCCTCCTCCGCCACCCCGAGGTGGTCTCCCGCCTGGAGGAGCTCGCCCAAGGGCGTTTCCAGAAGGTGATCCCGGAAAGGGTCAAGGGGGCCAGGAAGGTCCTCCTCACCTCGGGGAAGGTCTACTACGATCTCTTGCAAAAGCGGAGGGAGGTGGGGGCGGAGGACGTGGCCCTCATCCGGCTGGAGCTCCTCTATCCCTTCCCCGAGGCCGAGCTCAAGGAGGCCCTGGACTTTTACCCCAGGAAGACCCCGGTGGTCTACGTCCAGGAGGAGCCGGTGAACCAGGGGGCCTGGTGGTACCTCTCCGCCCGCTTCTGCGGGGAGATCTACGGCCATCCCTTCAGCGTGGTGGCCCGGCCCGAGTCCCCAAGCCCCGCCGTGGGTTCCTCCAAGGTGCACAAGAAGGAGCAGGAAGCGCTTCTCGAAGAAGCCTTCAGGTGA
- the odhB gene encoding 2-oxoglutarate dehydrogenase complex dihydrolipoyllysine-residue succinyltransferase has protein sequence MQELKVPSVGESIVEVEIGAWLKGEGESFAQDEPLVELITDKATLELPAPFAGTLERILKRTGESARVGEAIALLKAMGETPSRPGLEAQAPQAPEPQEPLVMPAAERVLREAGVSPGEVVGTGLGGRILKEDVERHLEERAQQAPPQAEPPRVQEAAPLPTQPPADRPWRVSEAVPMSPLRRRIAERLLMVRQTTAMLTTFNEADMSAILALRKELGEAFQKKHGVKLGLMSFFVKAVVQALKEIPELNAEIRDNAILYHRYYDIGVAVGGGEGLVVPVIRDADRLSFAEIERQIADFAERARTKRLKPEELMGGTFTITNGGVYGSLNSTPLLNPPQVGILGMHAIQERPVAREGQVVIRPMMYLALSYDHRIVDGREAVTFLRRVKELVENPVRLMLEV, from the coding sequence GTGCAGGAACTGAAAGTGCCCTCCGTGGGCGAGTCCATTGTGGAAGTGGAGATCGGCGCCTGGCTGAAGGGGGAAGGGGAAAGCTTTGCCCAGGATGAGCCCCTGGTGGAGCTCATCACCGACAAGGCCACCCTGGAGCTCCCCGCCCCCTTTGCGGGGACCCTGGAGCGGATCCTGAAGCGTACCGGGGAAAGCGCCAGGGTGGGGGAGGCCATCGCCCTCCTTAAGGCCATGGGGGAGACCCCTTCCCGGCCTGGGCTCGAGGCCCAGGCACCCCAGGCACCCGAGCCCCAGGAGCCCCTGGTCATGCCCGCCGCGGAGCGGGTCCTAAGGGAGGCGGGGGTGTCCCCAGGGGAGGTGGTGGGCACGGGCCTGGGGGGGCGGATCCTCAAGGAGGACGTGGAGCGCCACCTGGAGGAGAGGGCCCAGCAGGCCCCGCCCCAGGCGGAGCCTCCCCGGGTGCAGGAGGCCGCACCGCTTCCCACCCAACCCCCTGCCGACCGCCCCTGGCGGGTGAGCGAGGCGGTGCCCATGAGCCCCTTGCGCCGGCGCATCGCGGAAAGGCTCCTAATGGTGCGGCAGACCACCGCCATGCTCACCACCTTCAACGAGGCGGATATGTCCGCCATCCTCGCCTTGAGGAAGGAGCTGGGGGAGGCCTTCCAGAAGAAGCACGGGGTGAAGCTGGGCCTCATGAGCTTTTTCGTGAAGGCGGTGGTCCAGGCTCTGAAGGAGATCCCCGAGCTCAACGCCGAGATCCGGGACAACGCCATCCTCTACCACCGCTACTACGACATCGGGGTGGCGGTGGGCGGGGGAGAGGGGCTGGTGGTGCCGGTCATCCGGGATGCCGACCGGCTCTCCTTCGCGGAGATCGAGCGCCAGATCGCCGACTTCGCCGAAAGGGCCCGCACCAAGAGGCTGAAGCCCGAGGAGCTCATGGGGGGTACCTTCACCATCACCAACGGGGGGGTGTACGGCTCCCTCAACTCCACCCCCCTCCTCAACCCGCCCCAGGTGGGCATCCTGGGCATGCACGCCATCCAGGAAAGGCCCGTGGCCCGGGAGGGGCAGGTGGTGATCCGGCCCATGATGTACCTGGCCCTTTCCTACGACCACCGCATCGTGGACGGCCGGGAGGCGGTGACCTTCTTGAGGCGGGTCAAGGAGCTGGTGGAAAACCCCGTGCGCCTCATGTTGGAGGTCTAG
- a CDS encoding enoyl-CoA hydratase/isomerase family protein, with translation MVLKDRQEGVLLLTLNRPEKLNALTGPLLDELFQALREAQEDPGVRALLLTGAGRAFSAGQDLGEFGEGKPDYQAHLRRYNRVVEALAGLEKPLVVAVNGIAAGAGMSLALWGDLRLAAQEASFTPAFVRIGLVPDSGMSFILPRLVGLAKAQELLLLSPRLSAGEAQALGLVHRVVPGERLLEEALALAQELAQGPTRAYALTKKLLLETHRLSLTEALALEAILQGEAGRTQDHEEGVRAFREKRPPRFMGR, from the coding sequence ATGGTCCTGAAGGATAGGCAAGAAGGCGTCCTTCTCCTCACCCTCAACCGGCCGGAAAAGCTGAACGCCCTCACCGGCCCCCTGTTGGACGAGCTCTTCCAGGCCCTAAGGGAAGCCCAGGAGGACCCCGGGGTCCGGGCCCTCCTCCTCACGGGGGCGGGGCGGGCCTTCTCCGCGGGGCAGGACCTCGGGGAGTTCGGGGAGGGCAAGCCCGACTACCAGGCCCACCTCCGCCGCTACAACCGGGTGGTGGAGGCCCTGGCCGGGCTGGAAAAGCCCCTGGTGGTGGCGGTGAACGGGATAGCGGCGGGGGCGGGGATGAGCCTGGCCCTATGGGGCGACCTGCGCCTGGCGGCCCAGGAGGCCAGCTTCACCCCCGCCTTCGTGCGCATCGGCTTGGTGCCGGACTCGGGGATGAGCTTTATCCTTCCCCGGCTGGTGGGGCTCGCCAAGGCCCAGGAGCTCCTCCTCCTCTCCCCCAGGCTTTCCGCCGGGGAGGCCCAGGCCCTGGGCCTGGTGCACCGGGTGGTGCCGGGGGAAAGGCTTTTAGAGGAGGCCCTGGCCCTGGCCCAGGAGCTGGCCCAGGGGCCCACCCGGGCCTACGCCCTCACCAAGAAGCTCCTTCTGGAAACCCACCGGCTTTCCCTGACGGAGGCCCTGGCCCTCGAGGCCATCCTCCAGGGGGAGGCCGGGCGCACCCAGGACCACGAGGAGGGGGTAAGGGCCTTCAGGGAAAAGCGCCCGCCCCGGTTTATGGGCCGATGA